The Planctomycetaceae bacterium genome contains the following window.
CCCGCCTGCGCTTCCTTCGGGGCCTGTGCCTGAGGCGACTGAGCCTTACGTCGAGAAGGCATGGCTGCTGCCATGGACGATGTTTCAAGCCAACAGTTGGCACAGCGGGTATCGCTATGGCGTTCCGCCGGTCAGGATTCCAAAGGTGCGATGGAAAGCCGAAATCGGGATTCAGGGGTACCTCAATAATCCCGTGATCGCGAACGGCCTCGTCTTTGTCGGATCATCGGGCAAGGAGCACAACAAGAGCGATCCCCTGGACGGTGTCTACTGTCTCGACGCCGCCTCAGGCAAAATGCTGTGGCACTTCCGCACGGACGAAGATGCCTGCGGCGTCGCCTTTTGGCGCGACCGCATTTTCGCAACCGGCGACGACGGATTTCTGCGGTGCCTGGCAGCCCGTGACGGCAAGCCGCTATGGAAACTGAAGTGCGAAGGCCGCCTGTATTGCCAGCCACTGATCTTCCAGGACATGGTGCTCGTCGGCGACGCCTCCGGCTGCGTGGTGGCGGTTGATCCGGCAACCGGCGCCGTGCGGTGGCGCACGAAGGTAGCCAACGCGCCGGCGACTGTTCGCGGCGGGCTGGCTGCCTCGATCGAATACGTCTATGCCGTCTTTGTCGACGGAAGCGTCGCCTGCCTTGACCCGGCTGGGCGAACGAAGTGGACCAGGAGGATTAGCGAGAAGAATCAGTTCTACCCCGCCCCGACCGTTGACGACGGCGTAGTCTATCTCGGCTACGCACGCGACACGTTCTATACCACAGCGGCGATAGTGGCCCTTGACGCCGGCACGGGCAAGACGAAGTGGGGCCTGCCGGACCGGCCGGATTCCGAGCAGGGCCAAATCGGCGGAGATTTCACCAACATCCGCAGCTCGTTCGCGGTCTGGAAGGGATTGTTGCTCTACGGAGAGACATATTCAAACGAGTTGGCAGCCTACGGTGCCGACAGCGGGAAGAAACAGTGGTCGGTCGACCTTGGCAAGCCGATGTTCCCGCACTGGCCATCGCCAGCCATCGCCGGCAATGTACTGTATTTGCCGCGCCATGATGGGGCAATCTACGCCGTCGACCTCGAGAGTCGAAAGATGATCTGGCAGATGTACCTTGGCGATGTCGCGCAGGTTGGGCCCAATCTGCCGGCGAAGATTATGCCCAGCGGCTGGGAGCATTGCGCGTGGGATCCAGCTGTGGGAAAACCGCTTTACGCTTCGCCTGGCCTGGACAGCGACGGCACGATCTTCGTCGGATCGGGTCAGGGCTGGCTCTACGCGATAGAAGATAGCGCTCCTGCCCCCGGCCTGACAGAGCTATACGGGCGGGAACTTGACGGAAAGTTGCTCCATTTCGAAAGATTCAAATACCCGGTGTTGTTCTCCCTTAAACCCGGGTGCGTGCCCATGTGGTATAAGGACGGAAAAGAGATGCTGGCGGGGCTGATCAGCCAAGTCCGCTCGGCGCCGCCTGAAAGCCGAATCATCATTCTGGCGCACCGCGCCTGGGGACCAATCAGGAAATCAGGCGGCGAAGTCTATCACGTGCGCTGCGCAGAGGCGGTCAAGGATTTCCTTGTCTCTCAGGGTGTGGCTCCAAATCGCATTCAATGCTGGGACTGCCAGAACCGCTATCCGCTCAAGAACGAATGCACGGGGGACGGTTGGGCCGCCAATCAGAGGACGGAAATCGCCGTCGTTCAACAATTCCCCACCACAGCACCGGCGTCGGGACCATCGCCGGAAAGAGCTCCGTCAAGCCGGCCAAGTGCTGCCCAGTCGGGTGCAAAGGAGCTATATGGCCGCAAACTCGAAGGCAAGTTATTGCGCATGGACCGGATTTCTACTGACAAGCTGTTTCACATTGCCCGTGGATGCATTCCCAAATGGAACGAGGAACCGCCGCCGCTGCTGGCGCCGAGCATCGCGGCTATCAAGGCCGCTCCGGCCAACACGCGGATCATCGTGTTCTCACACCGCGCCG
Protein-coding sequences here:
- a CDS encoding PQQ-binding-like beta-propeller repeat protein → MGIVMRLQNGASVTLALAAALLFGGCVNHAAPPALPSGPVPEATEPYVEKAWLLPWTMFQANSWHSGYRYGVPPVRIPKVRWKAEIGIQGYLNNPVIANGLVFVGSSGKEHNKSDPLDGVYCLDAASGKMLWHFRTDEDACGVAFWRDRIFATGDDGFLRCLAARDGKPLWKLKCEGRLYCQPLIFQDMVLVGDASGCVVAVDPATGAVRWRTKVANAPATVRGGLAASIEYVYAVFVDGSVACLDPAGRTKWTRRISEKNQFYPAPTVDDGVVYLGYARDTFYTTAAIVALDAGTGKTKWGLPDRPDSEQGQIGGDFTNIRSSFAVWKGLLLYGETYSNELAAYGADSGKKQWSVDLGKPMFPHWPSPAIAGNVLYLPRHDGAIYAVDLESRKMIWQMYLGDVAQVGPNLPAKIMPSGWEHCAWDPAVGKPLYASPGLDSDGTIFVGSGQGWLYAIEDSAPAPGLTELYGRELDGKLLHFERFKYPVLFSLKPGCVPMWYKDGKEMLAGLISQVRSAPPESRIIILAHRAWGPIRKSGGEVYHVRCAEAVKDFLVSQGVAPNRIQCWDCQNRYPLKNECTGDGWAANQRTEIAVVQQFPTTAPASGPSPERAPSSRPSAAQSGAKELYGRKLEGKLLRMDRISTDKLFHIARGCIPKWNEEPPPLLAPSIAAIKAAPANTRIIVFSHRAGDIIRRNGGELYCPRCADKVRDYLIQQGIAADRIQAFGMRDDFRLIVPERTAEAKKTNQRIEIVLVAPE